In one window of Solanum pennellii chromosome 2, SPENNV200 DNA:
- the LOC107010402 gene encoding lysM domain receptor-like kinase 3, translating into MIFLQENRSFELVLGLLVLNILWVGVKSQCSDDCDALASFYVWNGANLTFMSNTFSTPIKNILSYNPQITNPDIIQFQSRVNVPFSCSCVDGKFMGHQFDVQVKTSTTYPRIARLYCSNLTTVEKLQESNSYDPNNVPVNSIVKVIVNCSCGNSHVSKDYGLFITYPLRPGENLVTLANDFSLPQKLLEDYNPEANFSSGSGLVFIPGKDQNGTYPQLRTSTSSKGFSGGAITGISVAVVLVVALLAVCIYITFYRGRKMEENLNLEPYKHSSNKHIPGHANFENSSEGGSLKQGASPDVPRIAVDKSIEFSYDELAKASDNFSTAYKIGQGGFASVYYGELRGEKAAIKKMDMQATKEFLAELKVLTHVHHLNLVRLIGYCVEGSLFLVYEYIENGNLSQHLRGFVPGKVPLPWFTRVKIALDAARGLEYIHEHTVPVYIHRDIKTANILIDKNFRAKVADFGLTKLIETEGGSMNTRLVGTFGYMAPEYGQFGDVSPKIDVYAFGVVLYELISARKAIIKTSEIATESKGLVGLFEDVLNEVDPKEGICKLVDPKLGDDYPLDSVWNVALLAKACTQENPQLRPSMRSIVVALMTISSTSANWNLGEFYENQGLAHLISGR; encoded by the exons AtgatttttcttcaagaaaatagAAGCTTTGAGTTGGTTTTAGGCCTTTTAGTGTTAAACATTTTGTGGGTGGGGGTTAAATCCCAGTGTAGTGATGATTGTGATGCATTAGCTTCATTTTATGTATGGAATGGTGCTAACCTCACTTTTATGTCTAATACTTTTTCAACCCCCATCAAGAATATCCTTAGTTATAATCCTCAGATTACCAATCCAGATATTATTCAATTCCAAAGCAGAGTTAATGTTCCCTTCTCATGTAGCTGTGTTGATGGGAAATTCATGGGACATCAGTTTGATGTGCAGGTCAAGACTAGTACTACTTATCCGAGAATTGCTCGTCTTTATTGTTCAAACCTTACAACAGTTGAAAAGTTGCAGGAGTCTAACAGTTATGATCCTAACAATGTTCCTGTGAATTCAATAGTAAAGGTTATTGTCAACTGCTCTTGTGGAAATAGTCATGTGTCAAAAGATTATGGACTATTTATAACTTATCCTCTTCGCCCTGGAGAGAATTTGGTTACACTAGCCAATGATTTTAGTCTACCACAGAAGTTGTTGGAAGACTATAATCCTGAAGCAAATTTCAGCAGCGGTAGTGGTCTAGTTTTCATTCCTGGAAAAG ATCAAAATGGAACTTATCCACAATTAAGAACTTCTACAAG CTCAAAAG GATTCTCAGGTGGCGCAATAACTGGCATATCAGTTGCAGTAGTTCTTGTGGTTGCCCTTTTAGCAGTTTGCATATACATTACCTTTTATAGAGGCAGGAAAATGGAGGAAAATCTTAACTTGGAACCTTACAAACACAGTAGTAATAAGCATATTCCTg GTCATgcaaattttgagaattcatcaGAAGGGGGATCTCTTAAACAGGGCGCTTCCCCAGACGTCCCGAGGATTGCTGTGGATAAATCTATAGAATTttcatatgatgaacttgcTAAAGCCAGTGACAACTTCAGCACAGCCTACAAGATTGGCCAAGGTGGTTTTGCATCTGTTTACTATGGAGAGTTAAGAGGCGAG AAAGCTGCTATCAAGAAGATGGATATGCAAGCAACAAAAGAATTCCTTGCTGAATTGAAGGTTTTGACTCATGTTCATCACTTGAACTTG GTACGTTTGATAGGATACTGCGTTGAAGGATCCTTGTTCTTAGTATACGAATACATTGAAAATGGAAACCTAAGCCAACATTTGCGCGGTTTTG TTCCAGGTAAGGTGCCATTGCCATGGTTTACCAGGGTGAAAATTGCTCTGGATGCAGCTAGAGGCCTAGAGTACATCCACGAACACACTGTTCCTGTTTACATCCATCGCGACATTAAAACAGCCAACATTTTGATCGATAAAAACTTTCGTGCAAAG GTTGCTGACTTTGGACTCACAAAACTGATAGAAACTGAAGGTGGTTCGATGAACACTCGTCTTGTTGGTACTTTTGGTTACATGGCCCCAGA GTATGGTCAATTTGGTGATGTTTCACCcaaaattgatgtatatgcattTGGGGTTGTGCTTTATGAATTAATATCTGCTAGAAAAGCTATTATCAAGACTAGTGAAATTGCTACTGAATCAAAAGGGCTTGTTGGATTG TTTGAGGATGTGCTTAATGAGGTTGATCCTAAAGAAGGGATATGCAAACTGGTAGATCCAAAACTTGGTGATGATTATCCCCTGGATTCAGTCTGGAAT GTGGCTCTTCTTGCCAAGGCGTGCACACAGGAGAATCCACAATTGAGACCAAGTATGAGGTCAATAGTAGTAGCTTTAATGACAATATCATCCACAAGTGCAAATTGGAACCTTGGTGAATTTTATGAGAACCAGGGCCTAGCCCATCTCATTTCAGGAAGGTAA